The following is a genomic window from Caldicellulosiruptor danielii.
CTAACACAACCATGAAAGCATCTTCTTCGGTTGTGGTAGAGCCGCCATGCTTTAGTTTTTTTGCAATTAAAAAAAGCAGCGCTAAAACAATTGCATAGAAAAAAGATACCCTAAACTTAGTTGTTGCACTCCAGACTCCAAATGTAGTTGCGATGGATTTTCCTCCTTTAAATCTCAAAAAAGGTGAAAAAGCATGTCCCAAGATTGGTGCAATCGCAGCAGGGATAATATATGACTTTGGAAGATATCCTTTTTCAACAAAATACACAAGAGGAAAATAACCTTTTGCAAAGTCCAAAAATACTCCCAAAAGCCCAATTTTGACTCCAGCTGCCTGAATTAGGTTAAATGCCCCTGGATTTCCATCACCTACTAGGGTTATATCTTTTTTGACGAGCTTTCCAAGCCAGTAAGAGAACATCAGCGACCCACAGAAAAATTCCAAAAGAGTAATTGTAGCAAGCATTTTCATTTACCCCCTACTTTAATTTGTCTACCTTTCCAGTAAACACTTCCAATGAATTTTACTTGATAGAGTGAATATAAAAGCATAAGTAAAAAATATGCGGTAGGAATAAAGTAAAGTATAGGAAACAGAATGCCAAAATTGCCTATGTACGATTGAAGGTATAATATTTGAATAACATAAAGAATATAGCCTATTAAAAACTGTGTTGCTAAAGGATGGTGTATATACAGCAAAATGGGTGTTAGAAACCCTGTTAAGACAAGCCCTGCAACCCATAGGGCAATTAAAATGACTGTTTTTGTATTTAAAAGCTGCATGCTTAAAGCTGCACTTTTTGCAATTCCTTCAAGCTGGCTTTTCATTCCATTTGGATACATTCTAAATGCTACAGCATCGTACCCTAAAAAATTTTCAACTCTTATACCATTTTCGCAAAAAAGCTTACCAAGGCTCAGATCGTCTGTTACTCTATCGCATATACGTTTGTGCCCGCCAACCTTTTCGTAATCTTTTCTAAAAACCGCTATGCATGAACCATACATTCCTTTGCTGCTGCTCTTTCTTTCATATGGTGACATAAACGCAAATACACCAAGGATATTGACAATTAAACATAATTTTTCATAAAGCTGCTGTGTTGTATGATATGGTATAACTGAAATTGCACCATTTGTTGAAAAAAGCGTTTTTACAATTCTATCTATGCCATCCTTAGATAATCTCACATCAGCATCTAAGAATATCAGTATATCTCCTGTTGAGTTTAAATACCCATTCCAAAGAGCCCAATTTTTACCTGTCCAGCCTGAGGGCAGAGGTGGGTTTTTGATAAGCCTTGCACCAAAGTCCTTGGCAATTTGGCTGGTTTTGTCCTCAGAAAAATCGTCTACAACTATTATCTCATCTGGGATTATTGTTTGATTTAGAAGGCTTTTAAGAAGATAAGGCAAGTTTTTTTCTTCATTTCGAGCAGGGATTATTACAGAGATTTTTTGATTTAATTCACAAAAGTTGCCCTGAGTGCTTGTAAGAAAGATTTTTGAGAAAAGGAGAAATCCTGAAACTATACCCAAAATGAAGATGGTAAAAAGTATCATAAAAAAATCAGCTCCTTTTTAAAAAGGCAGAATGTTTGCTAATCATATTTATTATATTATATATCATTTGTGTTATTGTTTAAATAAAATATATCGCAGGCGTTCTTTCTAACATTCTGAGTTCACAAAAAAGAAAAAATTCTAAATAGTCGACTTCTAATATTTCAAAAAGTATGTTATAATATTAACAAACAAAATATTTGATCCTGACTTAGAGGGCAAAATGGCCTGATAAGGAGGGGATGTAAAGATGAAGAAGAAGATATCCACCTCTTTTGGCTAAGGATGATGCTTTGGATACGTAAAAGGTCAGGAGAGGTGGATTTTTTATTTTTACATTAAAAGGGAATGATGCTTTTATGGAAAGGAGAATTGGTGTTATTGGAATTGTTGTTGAAAACAGAAAAGAGGTGGCGGATAAGCTCAACAAAATTCTAAGCGAATATGGTGATATCATTGTTGGAAGAATGGGTATACCATATAAAGAAAGAGGGCTTTGTGTAATCTCACTCATAGTTGATGGGACAACTGATGAGATTGGTGCGCTGACAGGGAAGCTTGGTAGCTTGCCAGGTGTGAAGGTAAAGAGTGCTCTTACAAAATAAAGATTGGAGTGTGATTTTGAGATGTTTAGAAAAGATGAGTGGGAAAGAGCTGAGTTTATAAATGATGAGATGGTATTTGAGATACTTGAAAAAGGGAAGCAAAACCAAGATAGAGCAGAAGATATAATTCAAAAAGCATTGAATCTAAACGGGCTTGAACCTGAGGAGGTTGCAACACTTCTTTATATAGATGATAAAGACCTTTTGGGAAAACTGTTCAAAGCTGCAAAGCAGGTAAAAGAGAGAATCTATGGCAAGAGAATTGTCCTTTTTGCCCCACTTTACATCAGCAACTTTTGCGTCAACAACTGCCGATACTGTGGCTATCACAGGTCAAACACTAAGATGAAAAGAAGAAAACTTACAATGGATGAGATACGAAAAGAAGTTGAGATAATAGAGTCTCTTGGGCACAAAAGAATTGCTCTTGAGCTTGGCGAAGACCCCAAAGAAGCTCCAATTGAATATGTTATAGATGCCATAAACACCATATATTCTGTCTACAAGGAAAAAGGCAATATAAGAAGAGTGAATGTCAACATCGCTGCAACCACAATTGAAGAATATAGAATGCTAAAAGAAGCAAAAATTGGCACATATGTGCTTTTCCAAGAGACATATCATCGCCCAACCTATGAATACATGCACCCCGAAGGTCCAAAATCAGATTACGACTGGCATACGATGGCAATGGACAGAGCAATGCAGGCAGGGATTGACGATGTTGGTTTAGGGGTTTTGTTTGGGCTTTATGACTACAAGTTTGAGGTAGTAGGATTGATTTTGCATGCGAAGCATTTAGAAGAGAGGTTTGGTGTGGGTCCGCATACAATCTCTGTTCCACGAATTCGTCCTGCAGAGGGTGTTGAGGTTACAAAAGAAAAATATCCTTATTTGGTATCTGATGACGAGTTTAAAAAGATTGTTGCTATAATCCGCCTTGCAGTGCCCTATACTGGCATGATTTTATCAACAAGAGAAAGACCGGGTTTTAGAGAAGAAGTAATTGACCTTGGTATATCCCAGATTAGCGCCGGGTCTTGCACAGGTGTTGGTGGATATACACTTGAATATGAAGGAAAATCAACTGGAGACTTGGACGAAGACCTTGCACAGTTTGAGGTTGAGGACAAAAGAAGTCCTGATGAGGTCATAAGAACTCTTTGCGAGGCTGGTTATATCCCGAGCTATTGCACAGCTTGCTACAGAAGAGGAAGGACAGGGGATTTGTTTATGCAATATGCAAAGACAGGCGATATTCAAGACTTTTGCACACCAAATGCACTTTTGACCTTTATGGAATACTTAGAAGACTACGGGTCCGAGAAAACTAAGGAAATTGGGAGAAAATTGATATATGAGAGTTTGAATCAAATAAAAGATGAAAAGATGAGAAAAGAAACAGAAAAAAGGCTTGAGATGATACGACAAGGTGACAGGGATTTGTATTTTTGAGCATTATCAAAAACGAAAGACCAGTAAAAACGATAATGGGGCTATTTTATCTTATAGCCCCGTTTTTGCTATTTTGTTCATCTTCAATTTGTTTTATTATATGCTCAATTGCAAGTTTTGAAAATGGCTTTCGTACAAACTCATATGCTCCACATTTCTTGGCTTCTTTTTCAATATCTGGTTGAGAAATTGCAGAGATTATAATAACTTTCACATCAGGGATAATGTTTTTTAGGATGCGAGTTGCAGTAAGACCATCCATATCAGGCATTGTGATATCAAGTGTGACAATATCAGGTTTTAGGTCCTCAACATTTTCGATGAGCTGTGAAGCTGATGAAAATTCTGCAATAACCTGATGCCCCAGTGATGTGAATATGTCTTTTAGAATTTGCCTTATAAATTGGGCATCATCTACAATACAAATCTTCATAACAAATTCTCCTCTTTGACATTGTCAAATATTTTCAAGGACACTATAATATATTATAATGCTTTTGCAGAAAAAAACAACACTGTTCATATAAAATTTTAGAGAAAAAATCAAGACAGTAAGTTAAAGAAATTTTAAAGCAAAGAGGTAGGACTATGCTTAGAAAGGAAAATCTAAAGATAGGCAACTTTTCAATATATCAAGATACAGATTTTTTCCTATATGGAACTGATGCGGTGGTACTAAGTGATTTTATTGAAGTAAAGAAAAATGACATTGTGGTTGAGTTTGGGACAGGTAACTTGATAATTCCTATTCTACTTTGGGCAAAGAACAAAAAGTTCAAAAAGCTATATGCTTTAGAGATTCAAAAAGAGGTGTGTGAGCTTGCAGTTCTCAACAGGAACATCAACAACCTTCAGGACAAAATTGAGGTGATAAATGCGGATTTAAAGGATGCGCTAAAAATCTTTGGTTCAGAATTTGCAAATGTTGTGTTTACAAATCCTCCTTATAGAAAAGTGAACAGCGGTACAATCAATCCAAATATCAAAAAAGCCATAGCTCGCCATGAGATTATGTGTACAATTGAAGATGTTGTAAAAAGTGCTATGCAGATTTTGAAATTTGGTGGAAGGTTTTATATGGTCTACAGAAGTGACAGGCTCACTGATGCTCTTTACTATTTGAGACTTTACAAGTTAGAACCAAGCCTTATAAGATTTGTGCATCAAAATAAGGATAAAGAGTCTTCGCTTGTTTTGATTGAGGCAAAAAAGGGTAAACAGTGCACACTTAAAGTAGACAAACCGCTTTTTGTGGATGAGATGGAGTATTATGGTGAACTTCAAAAAGAAGATGCGGAGTGAACAGTAGTGAGTGGAAAGCTTTTTATAGTGGGAACACCAATTGGGAACCTTGATGATATATCAAAAAGAGCATTAGATACTCTAAATATGGTAGACTTTATAGCTTGCGAGGATACAAGAGTTACGATAAAGCTTTTGAACCACTTTGGAATTAAAAAAAGGCTTGTTTCTTATCATGAGTTTAGTCCAAAAGAGAAAGAAGATAAAATAGTAGAAGAACTTAAAAACGGCAAAAAAATTGCCTTGGTTTCAGATGCGGGAATGCCACTTATATCAGACCCTGGCTATGAACTTGTAAGAAGGTGTATAAAAGAAGGAATTGAAGTAACAGTAATTCCCGGGCCTTGTGCTTTTGTATGTGCTTTGGTAATATCGGGCCAGAATACTCAAAATTTTGTGTTTGAAGGTTTTTTACCAAAAAATAAGCGATCCAAAAAGGAAAAACTTGAAAGTCTTAAATTTGAAAAGAGGACAATGATATTTTACGAGGCACCTCACAAGCTTTTGGATACACTTTCACAGATGGCAGCTGTTTTTGGTGAAGACAGAGAGATCAGCATAGTAAAAGAGATTACAAAAGTGCATGAAAGTGTGATGATCACGACCTTACGTGAGGCTATAGATTTTTTTGAAAAGACTTCCCCCAAAGGTGAATATGTCCTTGTTGTAAGGGGATTTGAAGAAAAGGCAAAAGAAAAGGATGAAAACTTTGACGTTGAATCTATTAAAAAGCGTTTAAAAGAAAAGATAGCTCAAGGATTTACTAAAAAAGAAGCTGTTAAAACTGTAGCTGAGGAGTTGAAGGTTGCCAAAAACATGATTTACAAAATTGCACTTGAAATTGAAGATTTTAGTAAAAAAGAATAAAGGGTAGGGCTCTTTTTTAAAGAGCCCTACCCTTTCACTTAAAAATATTTTCCCGCTGTCAGATTAGCTCTTTTTGAGTTCTTCCATGCAGTCTTTGCAGATGTTTTTGCCCTTGTAGTAGATGACATCCTTTGCATTTCCACAGAAGATGCAAGCTGGTTCATACTTTCTGAGAATTATCTTGTCGCCATCAACAAAGATTTCAAGAGCATCCTTTTCAGCGATGTCAAGAGTTCTTCTGAGCTCGATAGGAAGAACTATTCTGCCAAGCTCGTCAACCTTTCTTACAACACCTGTTGATTTCATTTCAAATCTTCCTCCTTTCAACAAATTTCGACATTTTTCTTACACTGCTATTATACCATCGTTGCAATTTTATGTCAAGAATTTTTTAAGACTTTTTACAATATATTGTGAACTATCAAACTATAACTTATACAGGTTTTATGTGTGGATATCAAGATTAGTCCTAAGTTTTCGCGTATTTAGAATTTTAAAAAGTGTATCTATCTAATTAGTAGAATAAAATAATTGTAACAAAAAGAAAGAAAAAACTGTAAATATAGAATGGTAATCTTATTTCTTTTATTTCGACATTTTTCGACAACTATTGGCATATTGTATTTCAATCACACAGAGACTTGCCTATTATCTAAAAGCTCACAACTTTAAAGGTAAGATATTTATCAAAATTTGCACAATAAATGTGCAAGTAAAGTGACATAACATATTACAAAAATGTGCAATTTTTTATGATTGTATCTTTTCTAATTAGGGTATTTATTTTCTGCTATTAATAGTCTTGAAAGATAGTACTTATAAGCCTCAAAAAGATTTAAATAGAGATAGTAATTCAAAAGATGTTTATATAGAACTTTAAAAAGATGTGCATATATCGACAACAAATTAATTAAAATAATGCAAAAAATATTGACAAATTGTATTTGCTATTATAAAATTTAAATAAGCGAGTTGGCAAAAGATAATGAATTTTAACAGTAGGGGAAATAGGA
Proteins encoded in this region:
- a CDS encoding glycerol-3-phosphate acyltransferase, producing MLATITLLEFFCGSLMFSYWLGKLVKKDITLVGDGNPGAFNLIQAAGVKIGLLGVFLDFAKGYFPLVYFVEKGYLPKSYIIPAAIAPILGHAFSPFLRFKGGKSIATTFGVWSATTKFRVSFFYAIVLALLFLIAKKLKHGGSTTTEEDAFMVVLGFLIVGAYLYLLDFSAYLLTLWFLNLLVMVYKNKEKLSTFYSAITNKEHELKK
- a CDS encoding glycosyltransferase, with protein sequence MILFTIFILGIVSGFLLFSKIFLTSTQGNFCELNQKISVIIPARNEEKNLPYLLKSLLNQTIIPDEIIVVDDFSEDKTSQIAKDFGARLIKNPPLPSGWTGKNWALWNGYLNSTGDILIFLDADVRLSKDGIDRIVKTLFSTNGAISVIPYHTTQQLYEKLCLIVNILGVFAFMSPYERKSSSKGMYGSCIAVFRKDYEKVGGHKRICDRVTDDLSLGKLFCENGIRVENFLGYDAVAFRMYPNGMKSQLEGIAKSAALSMQLLNTKTVILIALWVAGLVLTGFLTPILLYIHHPLATQFLIGYILYVIQILYLQSYIGNFGILFPILYFIPTAYFLLMLLYSLYQVKFIGSVYWKGRQIKVGGK
- a CDS encoding TM1266 family iron-only hydrogenase system putative regulator → MERRIGVIGIVVENRKEVADKLNKILSEYGDIIVGRMGIPYKERGLCVISLIVDGTTDEIGALTGKLGSLPGVKVKSALTK
- the hydG gene encoding [FeFe] hydrogenase H-cluster radical SAM maturase HydG, which gives rise to MFRKDEWERAEFINDEMVFEILEKGKQNQDRAEDIIQKALNLNGLEPEEVATLLYIDDKDLLGKLFKAAKQVKERIYGKRIVLFAPLYISNFCVNNCRYCGYHRSNTKMKRRKLTMDEIRKEVEIIESLGHKRIALELGEDPKEAPIEYVIDAINTIYSVYKEKGNIRRVNVNIAATTIEEYRMLKEAKIGTYVLFQETYHRPTYEYMHPEGPKSDYDWHTMAMDRAMQAGIDDVGLGVLFGLYDYKFEVVGLILHAKHLEERFGVGPHTISVPRIRPAEGVEVTKEKYPYLVSDDEFKKIVAIIRLAVPYTGMILSTRERPGFREEVIDLGISQISAGSCTGVGGYTLEYEGKSTGDLDEDLAQFEVEDKRSPDEVIRTLCEAGYIPSYCTACYRRGRTGDLFMQYAKTGDIQDFCTPNALLTFMEYLEDYGSEKTKEIGRKLIYESLNQIKDEKMRKETEKRLEMIRQGDRDLYF
- a CDS encoding response regulator, which codes for MKICIVDDAQFIRQILKDIFTSLGHQVIAEFSSASQLIENVEDLKPDIVTLDITMPDMDGLTATRILKNIIPDVKVIIISAISQPDIEKEAKKCGAYEFVRKPFSKLAIEHIIKQIEDEQNSKNGAIR
- a CDS encoding tRNA1(Val) (adenine(37)-N6)-methyltransferase is translated as MLRKENLKIGNFSIYQDTDFFLYGTDAVVLSDFIEVKKNDIVVEFGTGNLIIPILLWAKNKKFKKLYALEIQKEVCELAVLNRNINNLQDKIEVINADLKDALKIFGSEFANVVFTNPPYRKVNSGTINPNIKKAIARHEIMCTIEDVVKSAMQILKFGGRFYMVYRSDRLTDALYYLRLYKLEPSLIRFVHQNKDKESSLVLIEAKKGKQCTLKVDKPLFVDEMEYYGELQKEDAE
- the rsmI gene encoding 16S rRNA (cytidine(1402)-2'-O)-methyltransferase, with the protein product MSGKLFIVGTPIGNLDDISKRALDTLNMVDFIACEDTRVTIKLLNHFGIKKRLVSYHEFSPKEKEDKIVEELKNGKKIALVSDAGMPLISDPGYELVRRCIKEGIEVTVIPGPCAFVCALVISGQNTQNFVFEGFLPKNKRSKKEKLESLKFEKRTMIFYEAPHKLLDTLSQMAAVFGEDREISIVKEITKVHESVMITTLREAIDFFEKTSPKGEYVLVVRGFEEKAKEKDENFDVESIKKRLKEKIAQGFTKKEAVKTVAEELKVAKNMIYKIALEIEDFSKKE
- a CDS encoding AbrB/MazE/SpoVT family DNA-binding domain-containing protein; its protein translation is MKSTGVVRKVDELGRIVLPIELRRTLDIAEKDALEIFVDGDKIILRKYEPACIFCGNAKDVIYYKGKNICKDCMEELKKS